The following are from one region of the Salvia hispanica cultivar TCC Black 2014 chromosome 1, UniMelb_Shisp_WGS_1.0, whole genome shotgun sequence genome:
- the LOC125201026 gene encoding transmembrane protein 184C-like → MDRGKFTLMGSTVCVMLSLHFSIQLVSQHYLAWKKPKEQKAIIIIVLMAPLYAIDSYVGLLDIKGSETFFTFLDSVKECYEALVMAKFLSLMYTYLNISISKNIVPDEIKGREIHHSFPMTLFQPHTVRLDHKNLKLLKDWTLQFVVIRPVCSVLMIAFQLLDMYPSWLSWTFTIILNVSVSLALYSLVVFYHVFAKELAPHKPLAKFLCVKGIVFFCFWQGIMLDILVAIGIIKSNHFWLDVEHLQEALQNVLVIVEMVFFSLLMQYAYSAEPYRTGSVSAKAEEKKKE, encoded by the exons ATGGATCGGGGGAAGTTTACACTGATGGGATCGACCGTGTGTGTCATGCTCAGTTTGCACTTCTCGATACAGCTAGTGTCCCAACACTACCTCGCATGGAAGAAGCCCAAGGAACAAAAGGCGATCATCATAATTGTCCTCATGGCTCCGTTATATGCTATTGACTCTTATGTTGGCCTGTTGGACATCAAAGGAAGTGAGACATTCTTCACTTTCTTGGATTCTGTCAAAGAATGTTATGAGGCTCTG GTCATGGCGAAGtttttgagtttgatgtaCACCTACTTGAATATATCCATCAGCAAAAACATAGTGCCGGATGAGATCAAAGGACGAGAAATTCATCACTCTTTCCCAATGACTCTTTTCCAG CCTCATACTGTTCGTTTGGACCACAAAAACCTTAAACTTCTCAAGGACTGGACGTTGCAATTCGTTGTGATCCGACCTGTTTGCTCTGTCTTGATGATAGCGTTTCAGCTTCTCGATATGTATCCTAGCTGGCTGAGCTGGACATTCACCATCATCTTGAATGTGTCTGTTTCACTGGCCCTGTACTCTCTTGTTGTGTTCTACCACGTTTTCGCAAAGGAGTTGGCACCTCACAAACCTCTTGCAAAATTCTTGTGTGTCAAAGGCATTGTCTTCTTCTGTTTCTGGCAG GGAATCATGCTTGATATTCTCGTAGCGATCGGGATAATAAAATCGAACCACTTCTGGCTGGACGTCGAGCATCTTCAGGAAGCGCTTCAGAACGTACTGGTGATTGTGGAGATGGTTTTCTTCTCCCTCCTCATGCAATACGCGTACAGCGCTGAACCTTATCGCACTGGGTCGGTTTCGGCCAAGGctgaagagaagaaaaaagaatga
- the LOC125201017 gene encoding uncharacterized protein LOC125201017, whose amino-acid sequence MPLTAINIISAKVVFMISTSVLSAAILLSATDLADYAPWIYNGVVSWLRPPYLYLVINCIIITIVASSKLQSEIDDDARELPHIAPLLNLNAVQPVQQPPIEMGETEFPMSLAAEYKFEGVERGLESDKLDSGGIGGVSEYSAPGIVSGGDDAMCNKENECVAAAKSMWSAAEFSDGANFVKPPASARFGHRRNLKASNEGGRTVLGVSKPKKQDTLENTWKTITEGRAIPISRHLKKSETWTEREQENTPPPALKTMRKAETFKERSPMNGGSGKPRKEASLSQDELHRRVEAFIKKFNEDMRLQRQESLNQYTEMIN is encoded by the exons ATGCCTCTAACAGCAATCAATATCATCTCCGCAAAAGTCGTGTTTATGATATCCACCAGCGTTTTATCAGCTGCAATTTTGCTAAGCGCTACAGATCTCGCCGATTACGCTCCTTGGATCTACAACGGCGTCGTTTCGTGGCTGCGGCCGCCGTATCTGTACCTCGTCATCAACtgcatcatcatcaccatcgtCGCCTCCTCCAAGCTCCAATCGGAGATCGACGACGACGCACGTGAGCTTCCGCATATAGCGCCGCTGCTGAATCTGAACGCCGTACAGCCTGTACAGCAGCCGCCTATCGAGATGGGTGAAACCGAATTTCCGATGAGTCTGGCGGCGGAGTATAAATTCGAAGGCGTGGAGAGAGGATTGGAGTCTGATAAGCTCGATTCAGGTGGAATCGGAGGCGTGAGTGAATATTCGGCGCCGGGGATTGTCAGCGGGGGCGACGATGCGATGTGTAATAAGGAGAACGAGTGCGTAGCGGCGGCGAAATCGATGTGGAGTGCCGCTGAGTTTAGTGATGGAGCGAATTTCGTGAAGCCGCCGGCTTCTGCGAGGTTCGGTCACCGGAGAAATTTGAAAGCGAGCAACGAAG GTGGGAGAACAGTGCTGGGAGTTTCGAAGCCGAAGAAGCAAGACACGTTGGAGAACACCTGGAAGACAATAACAGAGGGGCGGGCGATCCCGATCTCAAGACACTTGAAGAAATCGGAGACATGGACGGAGCGCGAGCAGGAGAACACTCCTCCTCCGGCGTTGAAGACGATGAGGAAAGCCGAGACCTTCAAGGAGCGGTCCCCCATGAACGGTGGATCGGGCAAGCCGAGGAAGGAGGCGTCGCTGAGCCAGGATGAGCTACACCGGCGGGTCGAGGCGTTCATCAAGAAGTTCAATGAGGATATGAGGCTGCAGCGGCAGGAGTCTCTTAATCAGTATACTGAAATGATTAATTGA
- the LOC125189198 gene encoding myosin-2-like: MSSAAPGSLEEMLENLERRNPQKPKDAPPTLPARPTSRTRLPSSRRAALPDIVEAVMELSSLNHSGSSKGSRWKSAGAKTVRQVKLGELPCVAAASDESKSEEKLASPPPDSELRHEKEEPSFTESELQQDTECFIEEIGAVEIEKCFRGHLACRDFHKLKDESVILQSYVRGEIARREYVALLKKKVESQRLDEAVVQLQSIIRAWVIRREYIDCREQEESNTSEAPEMIISQMQEVRTEPSLSANELQKRLVTAETNLAKKEREIVALREQLHQYEAKLLGYESKMKSADEMWRNQVASLQMDLVAARKSTSSEKSNTEKSSDTESPRFYDCEDASSVISSSSSLAKFPSKNTTASTCGDMGGLELAVPEQKRHKYGDEARAVIKLKSLNIPWLSPRDELHNLKNRLSAWKTGFKGRSKDANAKSQKPGEADGNKARRKWYYKLGC, from the exons ATGTCGTCAGCTGCGCCAGGTTCGTTGGAGGAAATGCTGGAGAATCTGGAGCGAAGAAACCCTCAAAAGCCGAAAGACGCGCCCCCGACTCTCCCGGCACGGCCGACCTCCCGCACGCGCCTTCCGTCCAGCAGGCGCGCGGCGCTGCCGGATATCGTCGAAGCCGTGATGGAGCTGAGCTCGTTGAACCATAGTGGGAGCTCGAAAGGATCTAGGTGGAAGAGCGCCGGGGCGAAAACGGTTAGACAAGTGAAACTAGGGGAATTACCGTGCGTCGCGGCTGCTTCGGACGAGTCCAAGTCGGAAGAGAAGCTTGCTAGCCCTCCCCCGGATTCCGAGCTGCGCCACGAAAAGGAGGAGCCGAGCTTTACAGAGTCCGAGCTGCAACAGGACACGGAATGTTTTATCGAAGAG ATTGGTGCGGTTGAGATTGAGAAATGCTTCCGCGGTCATCTTGCATGTCGGGATTTTCACAAACTGAAGGACGAAAGTGTCATATTGCAGTCTT ATGTTCGCGGTGAAATCGCGAGAAGAGAGTATGTTgcattgttgaagaagaaggtTGAAAGCCAAAGGCTGGATGAGGCAGTTGTGCAACTACAATCTA TAATTCGTGCATGGGTGATACGGAGAGAATATATCGACTGTCGAGAACAGGAAGAATCGAATACTAGTGAAGCACCAGAGATGATTATTTCTCAAATGCAG GAGGTTCGAACAGAACCGTCACTTTCTGCGAACGAACTGCAAAAGCGCCTAGTGACAGCAGAAACGAATCTtgcaaaaaaggaaagagaaatTGTTGCCTTGAGAGAGCAACTACACCAGTATGAGGCGAAATTGTTGGGATACGAATCCAAGATGAAATCGGCGGATGAGATGTGGCGCAACCAGGTGGCATCGTTACAA ATGGATTTGGTTGCCGCAAGAAAAAGTACCAGTTCTGAGAAAAGTAACACTGAAAAATCATCAGACACTGAATCGCCTCGGTTTTATGATTGCGAGGATGCCTCTTCTGTAATTTCTAGTTCGAGTTCCCTCGCCAAATTTCCCAGCAAGAATACTACAGCTTCTACATGTGGGGACATGGGTGGCTTAGAGTTAGCCGTTCCTGAGCAGAAAAGGCATAAGTATGGTGACGAAGCCCGGGCAGTGATTAAGTTAAAGTCATTGAATATACCTTGGTTAAGTCCCAGAGATGAACTGCATAAtctaaaaaatagattatCTGCATGGAAAACGGGTTTCAAGGGCCGGTCAAAGGATGCGAATGCAAAATCACAGAAGCCGGGGGAGGCTGATGGTAACAAAGCACGTCGAAAATGGTACTACAAATTAGGATGTTGA
- the LOC125201049 gene encoding uncharacterized protein LOC125201049 isoform X2, which yields MAKNRNKKKNDSTAMAVDSSTANNSVADEPQAMDVSETVAKRDYVGGGLLRKVKAGRPMKRSKNVRKTKALAKALSKSEQSVEKISKSESKVLRTKSAKNLYQ from the exons ATGGCCAAGAACagaaacaagaagaagaatgattcGACTGCTATGGCCGTCGATTCTTCCACCGCCAACAATTCGGTTGCAGATGAACCTCAAG CCATGGACGTATCTGAGACCGTAGCTAAAAGAGATTATGTTGGCGGAGGACTTCTCAG GAAAGTGAAGGCCGGGAGACCCATGAAGAGATCGAAGAATGTTAGGAAGACGAAGGCACTAGCCAAAGCTCTGTCGAAAAGTGAGCAGTCAGTggagaaaatttcaaaaagtgaGAGCAAGGTATTGAGGACTAAATCTGCCAAAAATCTCTACCAATAG
- the LOC125201049 gene encoding uncharacterized protein LOC125201049 isoform X3, translating to MIRLLWPSILPPPTIRLQMNLKVAALSLSVSMDVSETVAKRDYVGGGLLRKVKAGRPMKRSKNVRKTKALAKALSKSEQSVEKISKSESKVLRTKSAKNLYQ from the exons atgattcGACTGCTATGGCCGTCGATTCTTCCACCGCCAACAATTCGGTTGCAGATGAACCTCAAGGTCGcagctctctctctttctGTAT CCATGGACGTATCTGAGACCGTAGCTAAAAGAGATTATGTTGGCGGAGGACTTCTCAG GAAAGTGAAGGCCGGGAGACCCATGAAGAGATCGAAGAATGTTAGGAAGACGAAGGCACTAGCCAAAGCTCTGTCGAAAAGTGAGCAGTCAGTggagaaaatttcaaaaagtgaGAGCAAGGTATTGAGGACTAAATCTGCCAAAAATCTCTACCAATAG
- the LOC125201077 gene encoding uncharacterized protein LOC125201077, with protein MNREQVGSGLDPVGGRWKQMGNDEKKAVLNEEMKKMQRLPPNSSYASHRLRVLNKIHQLLSLQRTSSQDEELELLFSGLHI; from the exons ATGAATCGGGAGCAAGTTGGATCCGGCTTGGATCCGGTGGGAGGGAGGTGGAAGCAGATGGGAAACGATGAGAAGAAGGCGGTGTTGAATGaggagatgaagaagatgcaGCGCCTGCCGCCCAACAGCTCTTACGCCTCCCACCGCTTGCGCGTCCTCAACAAAATTCACCAGCTTCTCTCCCTTCAG AGGACTTCATCACAGGATGAGGAGTTGGAATTGCTTTTCTCTGGCCTTCATATATGA
- the LOC125201068 gene encoding uncharacterized protein LOC125201068 isoform X1 has protein sequence MGPSEGRRFSAAKLINAGKFAVESALSQGSMGLQLYDIVKGQPKKNLVMVEEMNDRRQQSRAPAFRNEDEEEHLKRLFDEPLEKASPEPPKTQYKRKIFIRSRL, from the exons ATGGGACCATCGGAGGGCCGCCGATTCTCCGCCGCGAAACTCATAAACGCCGGAAAATTCGCCGTTGAATCCGCCTTAAGCCAAGGTTCAA TGGGTTTGCAGCTATATGATATTGTTAAGGGACAGCCGAAGAAGAATCTTGTGATGGTGGAAGAGATGAATGACCGGCGGCAGCAAAGTAGAGCTCCGGCATTTAGAAACGAGGATGAGGAAGAGCATCTTAAACGCTTATTTGATGAGCCTCTGGAGAAGGCTTCTCCAGAGCCGCCTAAGACGCAATATAAGAGGAAGATTTTTATTCGTTCCCGTCTATAG
- the LOC125201049 gene encoding uncharacterized protein LOC125201049 isoform X1 yields the protein MAKNRNKKKNDSTAMAVDSSTANNSVADEPQGRSSLSFSMDVSETVAKRDYVGGGLLRKVKAGRPMKRSKNVRKTKALAKALSKSEQSVEKISKSESKVLRTKSAKNLYQ from the exons ATGGCCAAGAACagaaacaagaagaagaatgattcGACTGCTATGGCCGTCGATTCTTCCACCGCCAACAATTCGGTTGCAGATGAACCTCAAGGTCGcagctctctctctttct CCATGGACGTATCTGAGACCGTAGCTAAAAGAGATTATGTTGGCGGAGGACTTCTCAG GAAAGTGAAGGCCGGGAGACCCATGAAGAGATCGAAGAATGTTAGGAAGACGAAGGCACTAGCCAAAGCTCTGTCGAAAAGTGAGCAGTCAGTggagaaaatttcaaaaagtgaGAGCAAGGTATTGAGGACTAAATCTGCCAAAAATCTCTACCAATAG
- the LOC125201068 gene encoding uncharacterized protein LOC125201068 isoform X2, translating into MGPSEGRRFSAAKLINAGKFAVESALSQVGLQLYDIVKGQPKKNLVMVEEMNDRRQQSRAPAFRNEDEEEHLKRLFDEPLEKASPEPPKTQYKRKIFIRSRL; encoded by the exons ATGGGACCATCGGAGGGCCGCCGATTCTCCGCCGCGAAACTCATAAACGCCGGAAAATTCGCCGTTGAATCCGCCTTAAGCCAAG TGGGTTTGCAGCTATATGATATTGTTAAGGGACAGCCGAAGAAGAATCTTGTGATGGTGGAAGAGATGAATGACCGGCGGCAGCAAAGTAGAGCTCCGGCATTTAGAAACGAGGATGAGGAAGAGCATCTTAAACGCTTATTTGATGAGCCTCTGGAGAAGGCTTCTCCAGAGCCGCCTAAGACGCAATATAAGAGGAAGATTTTTATTCGTTCCCGTCTATAG